A window from Schistosoma haematobium chromosome 3, whole genome shotgun sequence encodes these proteins:
- a CDS encoding hypothetical protein (EggNog:ENOG410VC8C~COG:G) yields the protein MIIVIMGPCGCGKSTVGDSLAIRTNWPFIEGDDYHSDSNRFKTSMGIPLNDEDRLPWLRSLRNELMQHKNAILACSALKKSYRNILSSSNDANYQTRTLFVLLSANKSLLQKRVSERKGHFAHPSLIESQLETLESFGEDEEYLVIDASNSLTDITQQIINSLSTGEHFFKQ from the coding sequence atgatCATTGTAATTATGGGACCATGTGGTTGCGGAAAATCAACAGTAGGGGATTCGTTGGCGATTCGAACTAACTGGCCATTTATAGAAGGTGATGACTATCATTCTGATAGTAATCGATTTAAAACGTCTATGGGAATTCCGCTGAATGATGAAGATCGTTTGCCATGGCTTCGGTCCCTAAGAAATGAGTTAATGCAACACAAGAATGCCATATTAGCATGCAGTGCTTTGAAAAAGTCGTACCGAAATATTTTATCCAGTAGCAACGATGCAAATTATCAAACAAGAACACTTTTTGTGTTGCTGAGTGCAAATAAAAGTCTGCTACAGAAACGGGTCAGTGAGCGCAAGGGACATTTTGCACACCCTTCACTTATAGAAAGTCAGTTAGAAACATTGGAATCATTTGGAGAAGATGAAGAATATCTTGTTATTGATGCTAGTAACTCTCTTACGGATATTACTCAACAGATTATCAATAGTTTGTCCACAGGAGAACATTTCTTCAAACAGTAA
- the MRM1_1 gene encoding Ribose methyltransferase, variant 3 (EggNog:ENOG410IGHU~COG:S) yields the protein MTQSNLIESRENYKKFALNTKQNLDQIVKAIQTFMNWPESGSLSQQTPITICSVFRRLRHLERRLEFANSRLPVLRTRLLLSSSLLHRKADVDQSTQVSYELKHWIGDILSESEKEEIISQAQTETLRAIKERDRALEQLSDYVKSFDNRVQDAEKAVEKELSELREANRILNLSLHDEQKKLKECSDQLKSEKLTNNDLEQKYTDEIEHLKTQLSETDMKLTKALTELRRAERRVDREINERKLQINSIENTYKSKIQTLENALHSFYPEPYHCYGNNTAKSPNVIQKMTSPIVPTFASHIGRFILSRFLTF from the exons ATGACTCAATCAAATTTAATAGAATCTCGTGAGAATTACAAGAAATTCGCtttaaatacaaaacaaaatctTGATCAAATTGTAAAAGCTATACAAACGTTTATGAATTGGCCAGAATCCGGTTCACTGAGTCAACAAACTCCAATAACAATATGTTCAGTTTTTCGTCGTTTAAGACATTTAGAAAGGCGTTTAGAATTTGCTAACTCTCGTCTTCCCGTTTTACGCACTCGTTTATTGTTATCGTCATCATTATTACACCGGAAAGCAGATGTAGACCAGTCAACGCAAGTCAGCTACGAATTAAAACATTGGATTGGTGATATTTTATCAGAATCAGAGAAAGAAGA GATCATTTCTCAGGCTCAAACCGAGACCCTTAGGGCTATAAAAGAGCGTGACCGAGCATTAGAACAGTTGTCCGATTATGTTAAATCATTTGATAATCGTGTTCAAGATGCTGAGAAAGCAG TTGAAAAAGAATTATCAGAACTTCGGGAAGCAAACAGAATTTTGAATTTATCTTTACATGATGAACAAAAG AAATTAAAAGAATGTTCAGATCAATTAAAAAGTGAAAAACTAACTAATAATGATCTCGAACAAAAGTATACAGATGAAATTGAACATTTAAAAACTCAACTCTCTGAAACGGATATGAAGCTTACCAAAGCTTTAACGGAACTACGTCGGGCTGAACGCCGTGTAGATCGAGAAATTAATGAAAGAAAGTTACAG ATCAATAGTATTGAGAATACCTACAAATCCAAAATTCAAACTCTAGAGAATGCACTTCATTCGTTTTATCCAGAACCTTATCACTGCTATGGTAACAATACAGCGAAGTCACCAAATGTTATTCAAAAAATGACGAGTCCAATAGTACCTACATTTGCAAGCCATATTGGTAGGTTTATTTTAAGTCGCTTCCTCACATTTTAG
- a CDS encoding hypothetical protein (EggNog:ENOG410VC8C~COG:G), which translates to MIIVIMGPCGCGKSTVGDSLAIRTNWPFIEGDDYHSDSNRFKTSMGIPLNDEDRLPWLRSLRNELMQHKNAILACSALKKSYRNILSSSNDANYQTRTLFVLLSANKSLLQKRVSERKGHFAHPSLIESQLETLESFGEDEEYLVIDAICPQENISSNSKLTPCIQINLETTQ; encoded by the exons atgatCATTGTAATTATGGGACCATGTGGTTGCGGAAAATCAACAGTAGGGGATTCGTTGGCGATTCGAACTAACTGGCCATTTATAGAAGGTGATGACTATCATTCTGATAGTAATCGATTTAAAACGTCTATGGGAATTCCGCTGAATGATGAAGATCGTTTGCCATGGCTTCGGTCCCTAAGAAATGAGTTAATGCAACACAAGAATGCCATATTAGCATGCAGTGCTTTGAAAAAGTCGTACCGAAATATTTTATCCAGTAGCAACGATGCAAATTATCAAACAAGAACACTTTTTGTGTTGCTGAGTGCAAATAAAAGTCTGCTACAGAAACGGGTCAGTGAGCGCAAGGGACATTTTGCACACCCTTCACTTATAGAAAGTCAGTTAGAAACATTGGAATCATTTGGAGAAGATGAAGAATATCTTGTTATTGATGCTA TTTGTCCACAGGAGAACATTTCTTCAAACAGTAAGCTTACTCCATGTATACAAATAAATCTGGAGACGACCCAATGA